From bacterium:
TCGCGCCCGGCCACGAACCGTCCGCGGCCCTCGCATCCGCGCTGCAGGAATTCGTCAAAACCCGCGTCGGCTTCCACGCGTATCCGCGCCTCGTCGAATTCGTCGCGGAGCTGCCGCTCACCACGACCGGCAAGCTCCAGCGCTACGTCCTGCGCGCGCGAGACCAGGGCGCACCGGCGCAAGGGACCGCCCCGACGGGGCGAGAATCGATTCGGTAGCCGGCGTTCCGACCCGGACGTCCTCCTCGAGGTGAAGCCGTGGCCCTGACGATCGTAGGTCAATCCCTGCCGCGCGTCGACGCGCAGGAGAAACTGACCGGCCGGACGGTGTTCACCGCGGATCAAGATCTGCGGGGACTACTGCACGGCCGGCTGGTCCTGAGCCCGCACGCGCACGCGAAGATCCGGCGGATTCCGGTCGAGGCGGCGAAGGCCGTTCCCGGCGTGGTCGCCGTGTTCACCGCGGCGGATCTGCTGTACGGCGACGAGACGCCCAACGCGCGCGGCCGCTGTCTGCTCGCGCGCGGCGAAGCGCGGTTCCCCGGCGAGCCGGTGGCCGCGGTGCTCGCCGAATCGGAAGGCGCCGCCGCGGACGGCGCGGCGCGGCTGGCCGCCGCGATCGAATACGATGCGCTTCCCGCGCTCATCGACCCCACGGCCGCCGCCGACCGGTCGGCGCCGCTTGTCCAGCCGGGCCTCTCGGGCCGCAGCTCGGAAGCCGGCCTCCACGCCTCGGTGGCGGTACAGGAACAACAGGAAGAAACACCCGGCAACGTGGCGAGCCAGGTCAGGTTCTCGCGGGGCGACATCGAGCGCGGCCTTCGCGACTCCGCCGTCGTCGTGCGGCGCACGTTCCGCACGCCGATCGTCCACCAGGCCTACATCGAGCCCCACGCAACCATGGCGCAGTACGACCGCGCCTCCCGGCGGCTGACGGTGTGGACGGCGACCCAAGGCCTCTTCTACACGCGCGAGCAAACCGCGAGTGTGCTCGGACTGCCGGAGTCCTCGGTCAAGATCGTGCAGATGCCGGTCGGAGGCGGTTTCGGCGGCAAGATCCTGCTGCTGGAGCCGATCGCCGGCGCCCTCGCCATGGCGTCCGGCCGTCCGATTCGTCTCGTCCTCACCCGGGCGGAGGAGTTTCAGACCGCGACGCCCGCGCCGCAAACGATCCTCGAGGTCGCGCTCGGCGCCGCCCGGACCGGCGAATTCCACGCACTGCAGGCGCGGCTGCTGTTCGATGCCGGCGCGCTGCCGGGGGCACCCGTCCCGATCTGCGCCCTGCTGATGGGCGGCGCGTACCGGGTGCCGCATCTCGATATCCGCGGGCGGGAAGTGCTGACGAACAAACCGCCGCAGGGCGCGTATCGTGCGCCGGGATCCGTGCAGGCCGCGTTTGCGATCGAGTGCCTCGTCGATGAAGTCGCCGCCGCCCTGGAGCAGGATCCGCTCGAACTGCGGGTCCGCAACGTCTCGCAGGAAGGCGATCCAATGCCCAACGGCGAGAGCTGGCCGCGAATCGGGCTCCGCGAATCGCTGCTGGCCGTGCGCGAGAGCCGGCTCTGGCGCGAGCGGCCGAAGGGAGGCCGGCGGGCCGGTGCGCGATCCGCCGACGGCACCCTTGCGGGGACGGGGCTCGCGGTGGGGGGCTGGCTCGGCGGCCTCGAGGCGGCGAGCGCGTGCGTGCGTCCCAATCCCGACGGCACGGTGCACGTCGTCGTCGGGTCGGTCGACATCAGCGGCACCGCGACGGCGCTCACGCAGATCGCCGCCGAGACGATCGGCGTGCCGGTGCAGCAGGTGCGGCTCGTCCCCGAGGACAGCGACGGCGCGCCGCAGTCCGGGATGTCGGGGGGCAGCAAGATCATCTACACCGTCGGCTCCGCGGTGCAGAAGGCCGCGGCCGACGCCCGGCGGCAGATTCTCGCGCTCGCGGCGAAGCGGCTGGAGGCGGCGGAAGCCGATCTCGACATCGTCGACGGCATCGTCCGGGTGCGGGGGGTGCCCTCGCGCGCGGTCGCCGTGGCCG
This genomic window contains:
- a CDS encoding xanthine dehydrogenase family protein molybdopterin-binding subunit, with product MALTIVGQSLPRVDAQEKLTGRTVFTADQDLRGLLHGRLVLSPHAHAKIRRIPVEAAKAVPGVVAVFTAADLLYGDETPNARGRCLLARGEARFPGEPVAAVLAESEGAAADGAARLAAAIEYDALPALIDPTAAADRSAPLVQPGLSGRSSEAGLHASVAVQEQQEETPGNVASQVRFSRGDIERGLRDSAVVVRRTFRTPIVHQAYIEPHATMAQYDRASRRLTVWTATQGLFYTREQTASVLGLPESSVKIVQMPVGGGFGGKILLLEPIAGALAMASGRPIRLVLTRAEEFQTATPAPQTILEVALGAARTGEFHALQARLLFDAGALPGAPVPICALLMGGAYRVPHLDIRGREVLTNKPPQGAYRAPGSVQAAFAIECLVDEVAAALEQDPLELRVRNVSQEGDPMPNGESWPRIGLRESLLAVRESRLWRERPKGGRRAGARSADGTLAGTGLAVGGWLGGLEAASACVRPNPDGTVHVVVGSVDISGTATALTQIAAETIGVPVQQVRLVPEDSDGAPQSGMSGGSKIIYTVGSAVQKAAADARRQILALAAKRLEAAEADLDIVDGIVRVRGVPSRAVAVADVIKMTSGFGAQHAPVFGVASEAITTRSPGFGAHVAAVDVDPDSGRVRVSGYAAAQDVGRAINPALVRGQIQGGVAQGIGWALFEQMVYDEAGTLTTGTFADYALPRSTDVPPVDVHLVEVPSARGPFGAKGVGEPPVVPVSSAIANAIADASGARIDSLPITPQRVVAALAERRR